Part of the Spinacia oleracea cultivar Varoflay chromosome 5, BTI_SOV_V1, whole genome shotgun sequence genome, atgcatattagtcatgtaataggattaaaatgagtgtttaggttctttagttcaaagttgggagcggaaatgtcattttagctctatatatgacctataacgacccaacgagccttaaatgtgcataaataggttggaatgagttttagaaacttaaaactatgcatattagtcatgtaataggattaaaatgagtgtttaggttctttagttcaaagttgggagcggaaatgtcattttagctctatatatgacctataacgacccaacgagccttaaatgtgcataaataggttggaatgagttttagaaacttaaaactatgcatattagtcatgtaataggattaaaatgagtgtttaggttctttagttcaaagttgggagcggaaatgtcattttagctctatatatgacctataacgacccaacgagccttaaatgtgcataaataggttggaatgagttttagaaacttaaaactatgcatattagtcatgtaataggattaaaatgagtgtttaggtttgttagttcaaagttgggagcgaaaatgtcttattttagcataaatatgaaccataacgaccaaacaagtctcaaatggcataaattgattggattgagtctaggaaagttaaaactaatcatattaatcatttaaaaggattaaaatgagtgtttaggtttgttagttcaaagttgggagcgaaagtgtcatattagcctaaaaatgagttcttaggttctttagttcatagttgggagcaaaaatgcctcattttatcataaatatgaaccacaacgaccaaacaagtctctaatgtgaataaatagattggatcgagtcttggaaagttaaaattaatcatattaatcatttaaaaggttaaaatgagtccttatgttcgttagttcatagctgggagcgaaaatgcctcattttagcataagtggtgttttctagacttatctcatatgagtatatgatttcatgatataagagaagtgagattgtcagatttcctcattaagtttcttaatcattgttgcttgagtttaagtgaaactcaattacataatttcattttacgatctaacttacatactactccgtactatactagattaatagaatttgtttatagaatgagttagctgccctgcattctcatattgcctcaacaaacacaccaagaatgacaaagaacattgcatatcagatcagcacagatcaatGCAGATCAGATGAGGGTAGCACTGATCTGTgttgatctgttctgcactgatctgtgctgatctgatctgcacagatcagtgcagatcagatcagcactgatctgtgctgatctgttctgcagatttgatcagtgcagaacagatcagcacagatcagtgctgatctgatctgcactgatttgtgcagatcagatcagcacagatcagtgcagaacagatcagcacagatcagtgctgatctgatcagcactgatctatgctgatcagatctgcacagatcagtgcattcCACATATATAATTTTTCATGCTTGTTGGCTTGTTGCTGCTATAGAGTTCAAATTCTTTGATATGATTTGATTCTTTGAAGGCCGGAGCATGTGTCAACTTAGTATTCTATTAATTGTTCAATTACATTGTAAAGCGATGTTTTGGTCCCTAACAAAAAGCGGAGAGGAATAAAAAGAGGGAAAAGGGGTGAAATGGATCAAGGAAGGGATGTGAAGGTTGGTTTTTCTGGTGATGTATCCATGGTGGGTGGAAGTGAGAGTTGCTTTAGTGGTGACTAGTGAGGTGACGGTGATAGTGGTGGTGAGGTGATGGTGGGGTGGGGTGGATTGATTTGGGATGATGGTGGTGACCATTGAGTCATTGACCAATGAGAGACTGATAGAAATTTGGGGGAATCCAAGTCCAGGGGGAAGTCTGGGGAATCATAATACGAATTAAAGGACTTGGGTGAATTGATTCAGCAAAGTTGGAGAAGGGAAAGAGTATTATTTTTGAGGTGACTGTCCCCCTTTGCTTACCTGGTTTGTGGTTTTCCTCAACCAAACAGCCCctaaatttctttctctctATGCTGTTCTTATTGATTTTCCATTATGTTGAGCTTTGACATATTTACACTTAAATTTCTCGTTCATTCTTCAATTAGTGCCATCTCTTTTGCATGATCCCCTTTGCACAAACTAGAGACTTAAAATTGGTGGGGAGTGGTACTGTTAGTTGCTGTTGTTTCAAAATTGACCTTGATTTATCTCTTCTGACTGCCATAAAACTAGCATCTGCAAATCCTTGATGAAATTTTATTAACCAAATATTTGGTTAAAATAGTGTCAATTGTTCCTCTATGGTTTCACTTTAAAAAAATGGACTTACCTGACTACCTGTCTCTGGCAATCAACATAGCCATTAGTTTATTCCAGCCCAAGTTTCCTCTGTCAAATAATTGTCAAAGATGTAACTCATTTACCAGTAAACACGAGTTTAAGCAGCAACTCCACAGCAATAAGCAAGATACAATTGTGTATGCTTATATTGTAGACTGCTATCCTTTTTATGACCCCTACAAACCTTTTTATTCTATGTGGATTGTTTATCTAGTATAACCTGTTTACAACTGGACATCGAatgtattcattttttttttcttgacttCAATCTTTTTCAGACCTTGGAGCTAATGCCTTCTGAACGAATTCGACTAgcaattaatttttaatgatcTTGGATGATGTGATGAAGATTAGTACTCCCacaatttttttggtttttttcaaCTGAATGAGACTAAATTTTCTTGGAGGGTATCTCATGTGATATTCTGAAGGAAATTTGATCAAGCATGTGTTCGTTTTTGTTATACCATTTGGGAACATGGCGATGCCTGTAAAACTTTTTCTGCCCCGTGCTAACCATCCTCAATTCTGAAACTGGATATTTTGCTGAGGGAATATTCGATCTTTTACACTCAAACATAAACGTCGTTTCGCCTTGTTCTGGAACTTCACTGCCCCCTGCTTTCCTCCAGAAGATTCTGTGCTCTACCATTCTTGTCTACAACCCTTTCCTTGTAAGTTGTAAGTAGACCTGTTCATTGGGCCGTGTTAGGGCCGGGCTGGGGCGAAGTTAAATAAGTTGCACCGGGCCAGGTCATATTAACAATCTTAATGATCCGGGTCGAAATTAAATGGATTGGGCTGGCCTGGCCCAGATTACAACCTGTAAGTAACCTCCTGGACTGCTAATGTGAACTTTAGTGTTGTATCCATTCTTTGCTCAGTAAAAATAGGAGCACTATATAGGCTCTATAATGCAAGAGCATTATAAGCTATATACACTAGATTTACTTAGAAAGCTTTGAAGTCTTCATAATACTTGACCGGACTATTAGTTAAATTCTGGTATATGGTCTTCCTCCGTACAATATTCTTGCTAGCATTGTTAACTACTTCAGCAGCAATTAAACCTGCTTACTGATGACTATTTGGTTTATTATGTCTTTATCCTGTACAACACTACTAAAATATTTATGAGTCAGTTCACAATGCTTTTTGGGTATTTTTAACCATTATTTTGTTACCAGTAACCCCTTTCTTCTCTGTATATGGAGGGTTGATATTCTGAGTGcagatctgatcagcactgatctgtgctgatctgtgttgatctgatcagtgcagatcagtgctgatctgatctgcactgatcagtgctgatctgatctgtgatatctgcactgatctgataTCCTTCTGTATGCTAGAGCACTGATTTGCTGCTGCGCGCACATTTTGTAACCACTCTTCTGTATGTTTTACTTGATGCAGGAACAACATAGGTACGATGAATGAAAACCAAATTGTTGTTAGGCATGAATCAGAAGGTGGCAAGACTCCCACAACGGGTGACGAATCACAAGATGTTAGTACGATTACAAAGACCATTAAAGGCCGTGGTCCGTCAAAAGGTGTTAAAGTCGCTAAGCCTATGTTCCTTGAGTATAATGTATATAATGTCCCCGATGGACAATGGTCTCATGAATACGGGAAGCAAGTTGGGAGTGTGCTACTAGAATTAATATTAACGTCCCATTATATCCAAAGGTAGATGAGCAAATCAAGAAGGGGTTTTGGGAGGAGACTAAGGTAAGCATtggatattaacttgatttgtatattttagggattatttaatttgatttaaatactatgtttataatctaactttttttaattattaacagcttatgttccacattactgatgattctaatcattcgagggagaaatattttcattcttgtgtggcgaaacgatttagttgtttcaagagcaaGTTGGTGCGCCGATGGATAACTATGAAGGAAAAGAAgccaaaaaatcaaacaaacaagatGCCTTGGGATGTCTACAACCATAtcacagaggatgattggaagACTTTTGTTAAACATTATTTCCTGCCAGAGTCATTGGTAATGATAATATTTCTTTAACTTGTCCTTAAAGAGTTTTTCATGTAGCAAACTGACATTGGTTCTAGGACAAAAAGTTATCAGAAAAAACATTTATTTCCATCTTTTTATGTTGTCTTTGACAGCTTCGTAGTGAAAAGGCGAGGAAAAGTGCATCATGCAACAAGAACCCACATCGCACCGGCCAAAAGGGTTATAATAGAAAGCGACTAGATTGGATAAAGGATGGACGACTTCCACCAGATGCAGCTTTACCTATCTCGAGTAGCTCCTCGGTGAACTCATCAGTGACCTCAAATGTTAATAGAGTTAGAAAATACAGATCAAAGGAGTGGATTTTGGCCCATCAAGTACAAAATAAAGAgggaaagtgggaaattgacccgAACGATACAGAAGTTGTTGAAATCGCAACAAAAGCTGTAAGTagcgataattaattaatatttacttgTTTGTATTAGAGAATATAAAGTAATTTTACTTTCCTAATTGGCAGTTAGAGTACATCGCAGAAGAGGAAAAAGGAAATCTTTCTTTCGAACAGGGTGAGGATGCCCTCACTAAAGCTATAGGGAAAAAAGATCATCGTGGGCGTGTCAAGGGAACAGGTGGCATGGTTGGTATCAAAAAGGCTTTCGGTCCGTGTATTCGACATAGTAGAAgtgaccatggtgaagcttcATCAGAAAATTACGAATCAATCAGAGCTTCTGTGAAAAAGGAGTTTGAAGGTGAATTAGAGAAAAGGGTAGAGAAAAGGGTGGCAGAGGCCCTCCAAAAGCAACTAAGCACCTTGTTAAAAACAGGACAACTAAACTCCATTTCTACCCCGATACCTGATGACCTCCACTTAAATGATTCTGCCAGAGTTGACCTTGATGTTAGTGCTACAAGAACCACTCGTCACATCTTAGTGCCGCAACCACGCGAGCTAAAGGTACGACGTAGTCACTCTTTTTTAACATAGTTGCTTGAtccttttatgtttttagttgacatttacTTAATAATctgtatcacttacaaagttgcATTGAAACCTTTGTTTATGAAGGAAAGGACTCCATGTCGTCTTGCCCTTGAGGAGAAAGTTTCAGGCAACAACATTGTCGTGGCGGATGGTATGGTACAACCCTCAGATGGTGCATTGCCCCAACATTTTACATCGATGAAGCCTGGTCACTATAAAGTCCAAGTTGATTTTGTTTACGACGGACATGTTGATGATATTCTTCCGGTACCTACGGGAGATGGTTTCACTAACTTAGGCGGTGCTCTGGGTAGTTTTGTGCAATGGCCCATACACTTAGTGATTTTCGAAGACGGCGaggtatatatgttttattgtttAGAATGTATATGTTCACGCAAGCACATTCGACATCTTACCTACTcttgtttttgttgaattttaaaggATTGTATTTCACCTCCTAAAAAGAAGTCCAAGTCTAATGTTTCTAAAGAGAGGGATGGTAGCTCCAAGAAAAAGACAACGGTGTTAGCGGCCCAAAAGAAGACAACAGACTTACCATCCAAGGTAAACCctttaaaactcattcgaacctaaaatgacattttcgctcccaactttgaactaaagaacctaaacactcattttaatcttattacatgactaatatgcatagttttaagtttctaaaactcattcgaacctattcatgcacatttaaggctcgttgggtcgttatatgtcatatatagagctaaaatgacattttcgctcccaactttgaactaaagaacctaaggactcatttgattcttattacacgactaatatgcatagttttaagtttctaaaactcattcgaacctaattatgcacatttaaggctcgttgggtcgttataggtcatatattgagctaaaatgacattttcgctcccaaatttgaactaaagaacctaaggactcatttgatttttattacatgactaatatgcatagttttaagtttctaaaactcattcgaacctatttatgcacatttaaggctcgttgggtcgttataggtcatatattgagctaaaatgacattttcgctcccaaatttgaactaaagaacctaaggactcatttgattcttattacacgactaatatgcatagttttaagtttctaaaactcattcgaacctaattatgcacatttaaggctcgttgggtcgttataggtcatatattgagctaaaatgacattttcgctcccaactttgaactaaagaacctaaacactcattttaatcttattacatgactaatatgcatatttttaagtttctaaaactcattcgaacctaattatgcacatttaaggctcgttgggtcgttataggtcatatattgagctaaaatgacattttcgctcccaaatttgaactaaagaacctaaggactcatttgattcttattacacgactaatatgcatagttttaagtttctaaaactcattcgaacctatttatgcacatttaaggctcgttgggtcgttataggtcatatattgagctaaaatgacattttcgctcccaaatttgaactaaagaacctaaggactcatttgattcttattacacgactaatatgcatagttttaagtttctaaaactcattcgaacctaattatgcacatttaaggctcgttgggtcgttataggtcatatattgagctaaaatgacattttcgctcccaactttgaactaaagaacctaaacactcattttaatcttattacatgactaatatgcatagttttaagtttctaaaactcattcgaacctaattatgcacatttaaggctcgttgggtcgttataggtcatatattgagctaaaatgacattttcgctcccaaatttgaactaaagaacataaggactcatttgattcttattacacgactaatatgcatagtttttagtttctaaaactcattcgaacctatttatgcacatttaaggctcgttgggtcgttataggtcatatattgagctaaaatgacattttcgctcccaactttgaactaaagaacctaaggactcatttgattcttattacacgactaatatgcatagttttaagtttctaaaactcattcgaacctaattatgcacatttaaggc contains:
- the LOC130461357 gene encoding uncharacterized protein; its protein translation is MDLPDYLSLAINIAISLFQPKFPLSNNCQRCNSFTSKHEFKQQLHSNKQDTIVNNIGTMNENQIVVRHESEGGKTPTTGDESQDVSTITKTIKGRGPSKASWECATRININVPLYPKVDEQIKKGFWEETKLMFHITDDSNHSREKYFHSCVAKRFSCFKSKLVRRWITMKEKKPKNQTNKMPWDVYNHITEDDWKTFVKHYFLPESLLRSEKARKSASCNKNPHRTGQKGYNRKRLDWIKDGRLPPDAALPISSSSSVNSSVTSNVNRVRKYRSKEWILAHQVQNKEGKWEIDPNDTEVVEIATKALEYIAEEEKGNLSFEQGEDALTKAIGKKDHRGRVKGTGGMVGIKKAFGPCIRHSRSDHGEASSENYESIRASVKKEFEGELEKRVEKRVAEALQKQLSTLLKTGQLNSISTPIPDDLHLNDSARVDLDVSATRTTRHILVPQPRELKERTPCRLALEEKVSGNNIVVADGMVQPSDGALPQHFTSMKPGHYKVQVDFVYDGHVDDILPVPTGDGFTNLGGALGSFVQWPIHLVIFEDGEDCISPPKKKSKSNVSKERDGSSKKKTTVLAAQKKTTDLPSKVFIARSCQII